From one Melioribacteraceae bacterium genomic stretch:
- a CDS encoding UvrD-helicase domain-containing protein, translating into MPQLTPFQQSALQYKKHISLTANAGSGKTFVLANRYVEIAINENVPLSKIVAITFTEKAAAELNKKISDEIDLRLNEETNSHKLKILQRIRRQLTSANISTIHSFCISILKEFSPEVGIDANFTPLNQQDANEMLDITIEEFVSQNLQQTNYTESLKKIIRLLGGKYKFISEIKNIVHNRKIFEKLEQTIYINRNEEIIQYYERLIDEFLHHIYTNELQYLIELIKEFNNSILAQDRDNQLAIEITHCIDKIHNRNSILEKIKLFPELVDLFFTKQFSVKKRGYQKKDYDTDQTLVDRIEEKLDELKFLVEFQIDKQVLQATIEYAKDIFQIGKILLEEYDERKRKAGSLDFEDILLLTKNLTSKRNFNELLKDKYEYIMIDEYQDTNEIQYEIFMPILNNLKKGNLFIVGDEKQSIYMFREAELAVFNRTKNEIVNQNESGNLLLPHSFRVAPGIAHFVNELFSRLFAESNAVYNEVSYNELICSRNQNEKGNIEILINQLDKSDEAKFVARKIIEIVSTHESNSWNDFAILCRKRDAFYELEKTFNELGIPYVIAGGKGFYQRQIIYDLFNYISFLVNPDDDTALIGILRSPFYSLDDEIIYKIFLQQGENYFDKLKSSQSISAEIKSIVKKLERHILLASSIRLSALIRELFVSCNYWGVAAAKQNYEQEISNLFKLIGVARSFSTQRFKTLYDFKLYLNESILIKEDEGQAQVAEVSNAVKIMTLHQSKGLEFKHVFLFKCNEKVRDESIKSKSIAINKTWGILTKVPRNKSYFSNYVSSAIIDLHNYIETKKQIAEAKRLFYVGITRAIDNVYITATVNDNKITKNSFLSFLTNALDIDLNSETVTLNSQLQFMADASQKFAITSHKFSTVIKIQKTINENSQIVNEKKKANEYKNYKLQQITDHEKNEIVSATKIAIFTQCPIKYYLTYELGYTELFNLTKSAINEYEFKYDEDSKFNLFADIKGQIIHKILEEETDREELHLRIAELASNYHNRIENKKSDFIKTVHKEVEDFYASQTFRRLKTYKNFTNEYEIYSKESDYYVYGIIDKLIIDGDSIIIVDYKTDNLSVDKINSKAEHYLPQLKFYAYVVSKLYTEITNFEVELIFIKHADHSFKFSFNRIDVEKFGVEIHQIVTSIRNQKFTKNLNHCAKCHFAVNQKCIFQT; encoded by the coding sequence ATGCCGCAATTAACGCCTTTTCAACAAAGTGCTCTCCAATATAAAAAGCATATTTCTTTAACCGCTAATGCAGGTTCGGGCAAGACATTTGTTCTTGCAAACCGTTACGTTGAAATTGCCATAAATGAAAATGTTCCGTTAAGTAAAATAGTCGCAATTACATTCACAGAAAAAGCAGCGGCCGAGCTTAATAAAAAAATATCAGACGAGATTGATCTAAGATTAAATGAAGAAACTAATTCTCACAAATTGAAGATTTTACAAAGAATACGCAGACAACTTACTTCAGCGAATATTTCAACAATACATTCATTTTGCATAAGTATCCTAAAAGAGTTCTCTCCGGAAGTTGGTATAGATGCTAATTTTACTCCTCTTAATCAACAAGATGCAAACGAGATGCTAGATATTACGATCGAAGAATTTGTTTCTCAAAACTTACAACAAACAAATTACACTGAATCGCTTAAGAAAATTATTCGTTTACTTGGCGGCAAGTATAAGTTTATTTCTGAAATTAAAAATATTGTTCATAATAGAAAAATATTTGAAAAACTTGAACAAACAATTTATATAAACAGGAACGAAGAGATTATTCAATACTATGAAAGGCTTATTGACGAGTTTCTTCATCATATTTACACAAATGAATTACAATATCTAATCGAACTTATAAAGGAATTCAATAATAGTATTTTAGCTCAGGATAGAGATAACCAACTTGCAATTGAAATCACCCATTGTATTGATAAAATCCATAATCGAAATTCCATATTAGAAAAGATTAAACTCTTTCCGGAACTTGTTGACTTATTTTTTACTAAGCAGTTTTCGGTTAAAAAACGAGGTTACCAAAAGAAAGATTATGATACTGACCAAACATTAGTTGATCGAATTGAAGAAAAATTGGATGAATTAAAATTCTTAGTAGAATTTCAAATCGATAAACAAGTCCTTCAAGCAACAATTGAGTATGCAAAGGATATTTTTCAAATTGGAAAAATTCTTTTAGAAGAATATGACGAACGAAAAAGAAAAGCCGGGTCTTTGGATTTTGAAGATATTTTACTTCTCACAAAAAATCTTACCTCAAAACGAAACTTTAACGAGTTATTGAAAGACAAGTATGAATATATAATGATTGATGAATACCAAGACACTAACGAAATACAATACGAAATATTCATGCCGATTCTGAATAACTTAAAGAAAGGTAACTTGTTTATAGTCGGCGATGAAAAACAAAGTATATATATGTTTAGAGAAGCTGAGTTAGCAGTTTTTAATAGAACTAAAAATGAAATTGTAAATCAGAACGAAAGCGGAAATCTTTTACTTCCGCATAGCTTTCGAGTTGCACCGGGAATAGCACATTTTGTAAACGAATTGTTCTCGCGTTTGTTTGCTGAATCAAATGCGGTTTACAATGAAGTTAGTTATAATGAATTAATCTGTTCCAGAAATCAAAACGAAAAAGGGAATATCGAAATATTGATTAATCAATTAGATAAAAGTGATGAAGCCAAGTTTGTTGCGCGAAAAATTATTGAAATAGTTTCTACCCATGAGAGTAATAGCTGGAACGATTTTGCAATTTTGTGCAGAAAGCGTGATGCATTTTACGAACTCGAAAAAACATTTAATGAATTAGGAATTCCTTATGTAATTGCCGGCGGAAAAGGATTTTATCAACGCCAAATTATTTATGATCTTTTTAACTATATCTCATTCTTAGTAAATCCTGATGATGATACTGCTTTAATCGGAATATTGCGTTCACCCTTTTATTCTTTAGACGATGAGATTATTTATAAAATATTTCTCCAACAAGGCGAGAATTACTTCGACAAATTAAAATCTTCACAGTCAATTTCAGCAGAAATAAAATCAATAGTAAAAAAACTTGAACGGCATATTTTATTGGCGTCTTCAATTAGACTTTCAGCATTAATAAGAGAGTTATTTGTGTCGTGCAATTACTGGGGAGTAGCTGCTGCTAAGCAAAACTATGAACAAGAAATATCCAATCTATTTAAACTGATAGGAGTAGCTAGAAGTTTTTCAACTCAACGCTTCAAAACATTATATGATTTTAAACTTTATTTGAACGAATCAATTTTGATAAAAGAAGATGAAGGGCAGGCTCAAGTTGCGGAAGTAAGTAATGCAGTCAAAATTATGACTTTACATCAATCAAAGGGTTTGGAATTTAAACACGTATTCTTGTTCAAGTGTAATGAAAAAGTACGTGATGAATCGATAAAATCAAAAAGTATTGCAATAAATAAGACTTGGGGAATTCTGACAAAGGTTCCCAGAAATAAGAGTTACTTTTCAAATTATGTTTCTTCAGCAATAATTGATCTTCATAATTATATTGAAACCAAAAAACAAATTGCTGAAGCAAAACGATTATTCTATGTCGGTATTACACGCGCGATTGATAATGTTTATATAACGGCGACTGTTAATGATAATAAAATTACAAAAAATTCATTCCTCAGTTTTCTAACCAATGCTTTGGATATTGATTTAAATAGTGAAACAGTAACACTTAATTCGCAGCTTCAATTTATGGCGGATGCTTCGCAAAAATTTGCAATCACTTCACATAAGTTTTCAACAGTGATTAAGATTCAGAAAACAATAAACGAAAATTCACAAATTGTTAATGAAAAGAAAAAAGCTAATGAATACAAAAATTATAAATTGCAGCAAATAACAGATCATGAAAAAAATGAAATTGTGTCTGCAACAAAAATTGCAATCTTTACTCAATGTCCTATAAAGTATTACCTGACCTACGAACTAGGATACACAGAGCTTTTTAATCTAACTAAATCCGCAATTAATGAATATGAATTTAAGTATGATGAAGATTCAAAATTTAATTTATTTGCAGATATAAAAGGGCAGATCATTCATAAAATATTGGAAGAAGAAACTGACCGTGAAGAATTACATCTTAGAATTGCAGAACTTGCATCAAATTACCATAACAGAATAGAAAATAAGAAATCAGATTTTATAAAAACGGTTCATAAAGAAGTAGAGGATTTTTATGCCAGTCAGACTTTTCGGAGACTAAAAACTTATAAAAATTTTACAAATGAATATGAAATCTATTCAAAGGAAAGTGATTATTACGTCTATGGAATTATTGATAAATTGATTATTGATGGCGACAGTATAATTATTGTTGATTACAAAACCGATAACCTTTCGGTAGATAAAATCAACTCTAAAGCAGAGCATTACTTACCGCAGTTAAAATTTTACGCTTATGTAGTTTCAAAATTATACACAGAAATAACCAACTTTGAAGTAGAATTGATTTTCATAAAGCACGCCGATCACTCCTTTAAATTTTCGTTTAATAGAATAGATGTCGAAAAATTTGGAGTGGAAATTCATCAGATTGTCACATCAATTCGGAATCAAAAGTTTACCAAAAACCTAAATCATTGCGCTAAATGTCATTTTGCTGTAAATCAGAAATGTATATTTCAAACATAG
- the pepF gene encoding oligoendopeptidase F — protein sequence MRINHHLYESAETQTGKYEFNNREEIPTENKWKLEDIYESEEKWESAFNEIKSQINEYEKFSGKLSQSSEQLKNCIEFDEKVGIELEKLFLYAMLSKDIDLTNSKNNARNERIMMLHSELTSASSFIVPEILEMDETKVWEFVEEQELLQVYKFYFENLFRKKEYTLSPKEERILAMSQTVTAIPYNTFSIFDNADIQFPTIKNEKGEDVKISHGKYTASLYSQDRSYRERVYKNYYKPFVEYRNTLTTLFNGNINASIFSAKARNYKSTLEASLKPNNIPVEVYNNLINTVDENLEPMHRWGKIKKRVLKLDELHPYDSYVTLFPGTEKEYTYEESKEILIESLKPLGDDYLKNLNKAFDERWIDVFETKGKRSGAYSSGSTFGVHPFVLLNWQNQLNDVFTFTHEMGHNMHSHYTGISQPFPYANYSIFLAEVASTMNEALLLDFLIENASSQEEKLSLIEKHLNNVTTTFYRQARFADFEKTTHALTEAGEVLTHERLCELYGKNYKALWGNDMVVDDEETYTWARVPHFYYNFYVYQYATSFAASQVLVNKVKEEGESAIGKYLNFLKAGSSKYPIDVLIDAGVDMTSEEPIKAVVNKMNLLLDEMERNL from the coding sequence ATGCGAATAAATCATCACTTATATGAATCTGCTGAAACACAAACCGGGAAATATGAATTTAACAATAGAGAGGAAATTCCTACTGAAAACAAGTGGAAACTTGAAGATATATATGAATCCGAAGAAAAATGGGAATCAGCTTTTAATGAAATCAAATCACAGATAAACGAATATGAAAAATTCTCGGGTAAATTAAGTCAATCTTCCGAGCAATTAAAAAACTGTATCGAGTTTGATGAAAAGGTAGGAATCGAGCTTGAAAAGCTTTTTCTTTATGCAATGCTCAGCAAAGATATTGATCTTACAAATTCGAAAAATAATGCCCGTAACGAAAGAATTATGATGCTGCATTCGGAATTAACTTCTGCAAGTTCATTCATTGTTCCTGAAATTTTGGAAATGGATGAAACCAAAGTTTGGGAGTTTGTCGAAGAACAAGAATTATTGCAAGTCTATAAGTTTTACTTCGAAAATTTATTTCGTAAAAAGGAATATACACTATCACCAAAAGAAGAACGCATTCTTGCAATGTCGCAAACCGTAACAGCAATTCCATACAACACATTCAGTATTTTTGATAACGCGGATATTCAATTTCCCACAATCAAAAATGAAAAAGGGGAAGATGTAAAAATATCTCATGGAAAATATACGGCTTCACTTTATTCTCAAGATCGCTCGTATAGAGAAAGAGTTTATAAAAACTACTATAAACCTTTTGTGGAATATCGAAATACTTTAACAACTTTATTTAACGGAAACATTAATGCTTCCATCTTTAGTGCAAAAGCAAGAAATTATAAGTCAACTTTGGAAGCATCATTAAAGCCAAACAATATACCCGTCGAAGTCTATAACAATTTGATTAATACAGTTGATGAAAATTTAGAGCCGATGCATAGATGGGGAAAGATCAAAAAGAGAGTTTTAAAACTAGATGAACTTCATCCGTATGATTCTTATGTTACACTTTTCCCGGGAACAGAAAAAGAATATACATACGAAGAGTCCAAAGAAATTTTAATCGAATCACTTAAACCGCTTGGTGATGATTACTTAAAAAATCTCAATAAAGCTTTTGATGAGAGATGGATAGATGTATTCGAAACAAAAGGAAAAAGAAGCGGTGCGTATTCATCCGGATCAACATTTGGCGTTCATCCGTTTGTGCTGCTTAATTGGCAGAACCAATTGAATGATGTGTTCACATTTACGCATGAAATGGGTCACAATATGCATTCACACTATACCGGGATTTCACAACCGTTTCCGTATGCAAATTATTCAATCTTTCTTGCAGAAGTTGCATCTACAATGAATGAAGCTTTGCTATTGGATTTCTTGATTGAAAATGCATCATCACAAGAAGAAAAATTATCATTAATTGAAAAACATCTCAATAATGTTACAACTACATTTTACAGACAAGCGCGCTTTGCCGATTTCGAAAAAACAACTCATGCATTAACCGAAGCCGGAGAAGTTTTAACACATGAAAGATTGTGCGAACTTTACGGTAAAAATTATAAAGCGCTATGGGGAAATGATATGGTGGTTGATGATGAAGAAACATATACTTGGGCTCGTGTTCCTCATTTTTACTATAATTTTTATGTTTATCAATACGCTACGAGCTTTGCCGCTTCGCAAGTCTTAGTAAATAAAGTAAAAGAAGAAGGGGAGTCGGCAATTGGAAAATATTTAAACTTTCTTAAAGCCGGCAGTTCAAAATATCCAATCGATGTTTTGATAGATGCCGGTGTTGATATGACTTCCGAAGAACCGATTAAAGCTGTTGTTAATAAAATGAATCTATTGCTGGATGAAATGGAAAGAAATTTATAG
- a CDS encoding guanosine monophosphate reductase, protein MKVYTKKELNEYALSLTYDDISLIPHEISEIKSRSEVTTSTKFLGREMKVPVVSSPMDTVTGIEMAKTLKEMGCIGILNRFDSSLETFLNYDKSANTIDAVSVGLTTKDDILQKLADLNVLICIDTANASNKEVLQMCESVKSKYNAKVIVGNIAHGATLKDLVNAGADAVRIGIGGGSVCTTSVQTGIGIGQVSSLLNVYHTRERENLKIELIADGGIKSPGDVAKAMALGADVVMLGRMLAGTKETPGEVIKYSDQLWKKYRGSASFGVKMKSEFIEGEETMVPYKGTVRNVINTISDGLKSALSYMNCKNLEELKGKDAFAILSNSSYIERLPKK, encoded by the coding sequence ATGAAAGTCTATACAAAAAAAGAATTAAACGAATATGCTCTCTCACTCACTTATGATGATATTAGTCTGATTCCACACGAAATATCGGAAATAAAAAGTAGATCCGAGGTAACAACGAGTACAAAGTTTCTTGGAAGGGAAATGAAAGTTCCGGTTGTATCTAGTCCGATGGATACGGTAACCGGTATCGAAATGGCAAAGACATTAAAAGAGATGGGCTGTATTGGTATCCTTAATCGTTTTGATTCTTCGTTGGAAACATTTTTGAATTACGATAAATCTGCTAATACAATCGATGCAGTTTCAGTGGGATTGACAACTAAAGATGACATACTTCAAAAATTAGCCGACTTGAACGTGTTGATTTGTATTGATACCGCAAACGCAAGTAATAAAGAAGTTTTACAAATGTGTGAATCGGTTAAGAGTAAATACAATGCTAAAGTTATTGTGGGAAATATTGCACATGGTGCAACACTGAAAGATCTTGTTAACGCGGGAGCAGATGCTGTTAGAATTGGAATTGGCGGCGGCAGCGTTTGTACAACATCTGTACAAACCGGTATTGGAATTGGACAAGTTTCAAGTTTGTTAAATGTTTATCATACGAGAGAAAGAGAGAATTTGAAAATTGAATTAATTGCCGATGGCGGAATCAAAAGTCCCGGCGATGTTGCAAAAGCAATGGCACTCGGCGCCGATGTTGTTATGCTGGGAAGAATGTTAGCTGGAACAAAAGAAACTCCCGGTGAAGTAATTAAATACAGCGATCAACTATGGAAAAAGTATCGCGGCTCAGCATCATTCGGTGTAAAAATGAAAAGTGAATTTATTGAAGGTGAAGAAACAATGGTTCCTTATAAAGGAACGGTTAGAAATGTTATCAATACAATTTCGGATGGATTGAAAAGTGCATTGAGTTATATGAACTGTAAAAACTTAGAAGAGTTAAAAGGTAAAGATGCTTTTGCGATACTGAGTAACAGTTCTTATATAGAAAGACTCCCCAAAAAATAA
- a CDS encoding heavy metal translocating P-type ATPase: protein MEKYTIPVKGMTCASCVARVEKVVGKFDHLQNVAVNFANEKLSFESEHDNIDLHEIANKVKEYGYELELPNEDHSKHAETNAAGHQHDEESYSGVKKDFFVSLIFTIPIFLISMLYDFEFFREIWTISHESTNKILLLLTTPIMFIPGKRFFVIFWNNLKHFSAEMNSLVAIGTGAAFLYSTIATLFPGLLFGDSHIPHVYFETAAVIITLILLGRWLEDRAKKKTNSAVKKLLKLRPDKALVKRNGKEEIVSYSDLRIGDIVIVKPGENIPTDGEIISGSSNVDESMITGESMPVEKSIGSKVIGGTFNTSGTFNFKVEKLGDNSVLGKIIKMVEEAQGSKAPIQKLADKIASVFVPVVILVAIITFLAWLIFPDSLQFDRALINFVAVLIIACPCALGLATPTAIMVGTGLGANKGILIKNGEILELMREIKTVVIDKTGTITEGKPKVSYIIPIDYEEKELLKIIGSIENKSEHPLSKAIVEKAKEYEMEFDEPDNFNSKSGFGLSAELNGKQYLIGNKKLMEENSVELLQVETKYNDYSNEGKTVIFTAENNKLIGLLTIEDPVKESSKSAIEKLKRKGLKVIMMTGDNELVAKSLAAKIGIDDYFANVLPEDKSGKVKELQANGSRIAMVGDGINDAPALAQADVGIAIGTGTDIAIETSDVTLVKGDLNDVLHAINLSHKTIRTVKQNLFWAFIYNTLGIPLAALGLLNPMIAALAMSLSSVSVVTNSLRLKRAKI from the coding sequence ATGGAAAAGTATACAATCCCGGTAAAAGGAATGACTTGTGCAAGTTGCGTTGCACGAGTGGAAAAAGTTGTCGGAAAATTTGACCACCTTCAAAATGTCGCAGTCAATTTTGCTAATGAAAAATTATCATTTGAATCTGAGCATGATAATATTGATTTGCATGAAATTGCCAACAAAGTTAAAGAATATGGTTATGAACTGGAATTGCCAAATGAAGATCATAGCAAACATGCTGAGACTAATGCTGCCGGTCATCAACATGATGAAGAAAGTTATTCCGGAGTAAAAAAAGATTTCTTCGTTTCGTTGATTTTTACTATTCCGATATTTCTAATAAGTATGCTTTATGATTTTGAATTCTTCAGAGAGATTTGGACAATTAGTCATGAATCAACAAATAAAATACTCTTGCTGCTAACCACACCAATTATGTTTATCCCGGGAAAAAGATTCTTTGTAATCTTTTGGAATAATCTCAAACATTTTTCGGCGGAAATGAATTCTCTTGTCGCAATAGGAACAGGTGCCGCATTTTTATATAGCACAATTGCGACTTTATTTCCGGGATTACTTTTTGGAGATTCTCACATACCACATGTTTATTTTGAAACTGCCGCGGTTATCATCACTCTCATATTACTAGGAAGATGGCTTGAAGACAGAGCAAAAAAGAAAACGAATTCCGCTGTTAAAAAATTATTGAAACTTCGTCCCGATAAAGCGTTAGTTAAAAGAAACGGAAAAGAAGAAATTGTTTCTTACTCCGATTTAAGGATTGGTGACATTGTAATTGTTAAACCCGGTGAAAATATTCCAACTGATGGTGAAATAATTTCGGGTAGTTCTAATGTCGATGAATCAATGATAACCGGCGAAAGTATGCCTGTTGAAAAATCGATCGGTTCAAAAGTTATCGGCGGTACATTCAACACGAGTGGTACATTCAATTTTAAAGTTGAAAAACTTGGAGATAATTCCGTACTCGGTAAAATCATCAAAATGGTTGAAGAAGCTCAAGGTTCAAAAGCACCTATTCAAAAATTGGCAGATAAAATCGCATCCGTTTTTGTACCGGTCGTGATTCTTGTGGCGATTATAACATTTCTGGCTTGGCTTATTTTCCCGGATTCGCTTCAGTTCGATAGAGCGTTAATAAATTTTGTTGCTGTCTTAATTATTGCTTGTCCTTGTGCTTTGGGGTTAGCTACACCAACAGCAATCATGGTTGGAACAGGCTTGGGCGCAAATAAAGGGATACTAATCAAGAACGGTGAAATTTTAGAATTGATGCGAGAAATAAAAACTGTTGTGATTGATAAAACCGGAACAATAACGGAAGGTAAGCCAAAGGTTAGTTATATAATTCCGATAGATTACGAAGAGAAGGAATTGTTAAAAATTATCGGTTCTATAGAAAACAAATCCGAACACCCGCTTTCAAAAGCTATTGTTGAAAAAGCTAAAGAATATGAAATGGAATTTGATGAACCGGATAACTTTAATTCAAAAAGTGGATTTGGCTTATCCGCAGAATTAAACGGAAAGCAATATCTAATCGGTAATAAAAAATTGATGGAAGAAAATTCTGTAGAACTTTTACAAGTTGAAACGAAGTATAACGATTACTCGAACGAAGGAAAGACAGTAATTTTTACTGCTGAAAATAATAAGCTTATCGGATTGCTCACAATAGAAGACCCGGTAAAAGAAAGTTCAAAATCGGCAATTGAGAAATTGAAGAGAAAAGGTTTGAAAGTTATAATGATGACCGGCGATAATGAGTTGGTTGCAAAATCTCTGGCAGCTAAAATTGGGATCGATGATTACTTTGCAAATGTTTTACCTGAAGACAAATCTGGTAAAGTAAAAGAACTGCAAGCGAACGGAAGTAGAATCGCGATGGTTGGTGACGGAATAAACGATGCACCTGCCCTCGCTCAGGCTGATGTTGGAATAGCAATCGGAACGGGAACCGATATTGCAATTGAAACAAGCGATGTTACTTTGGTTAAAGGTGATTTAAATGATGTCCTTCATGCAATTAATTTATCTCACAAAACAATTAGAACTGTTAAGCAAAATTTATTCTGGGCGTTTATTTACAACACATTGGGAATACCACTTGCCGCTTTGGGATTATTAAATCCAATGATTGCCGCGCTCGCAATGTCATTAAGTTCAGTTTCGGTTGTTACTAATTCGCTTAGGTTAAAGCGGGCAAAGATTTGA
- a CDS encoding cation transporter, with amino-acid sequence MKKEYKVEGMSCQHCVHSVVLELNKLEINSHQVDIGRVSVDFDETKVNDEQIKAAIEEAGYKVVN; translated from the coding sequence ATGAAAAAAGAATATAAAGTAGAAGGAATGTCCTGCCAACATTGCGTTCATTCTGTAGTTTTAGAACTAAATAAATTGGAAATTAATTCTCATCAGGTTGATATAGGTAGAGTGAGTGTTGACTTTGACGAGACTAAAGTAAATGACGAACAAATTAAAGCCGCGATTGAAGAAGCAGGTTATAAAGTGGTGAATTAA
- a CDS encoding AraC family transcriptional regulator, which yields MKINIKNMVCNRCIKVVSDELHKLGHDVIHIELGEVELKREPTSSEFEKIKKVLKENGFELIEDSKKRIIEQIKNIIISKIHHSEGEDEILFSKVIENELQKDYSQLSKIFSSIEQMTIEHFVILQKIEKVKEYLRYGEMTLSEIAYKLGYKSVNHLSNQFKKYTGLTATEFKENTSQKRKPLDQI from the coding sequence ATGAAAATTAATATCAAGAATATGGTCTGCAACAGATGCATTAAAGTTGTTAGTGATGAACTACATAAACTTGGTCATGATGTTATTCATATTGAATTGGGAGAAGTTGAATTAAAGAGAGAGCCAACGAGTTCCGAGTTCGAGAAAATTAAAAAAGTTCTTAAAGAAAATGGTTTTGAATTAATCGAAGACTCAAAAAAAAGAATTATTGAGCAGATAAAGAATATAATTATCTCAAAAATTCATCATTCCGAAGGTGAAGACGAAATTTTGTTTTCAAAAGTGATTGAAAACGAATTACAAAAAGATTACTCGCAGTTAAGTAAAATATTTTCTTCAATAGAACAAATGACGATAGAACATTTCGTGATCCTTCAAAAGATTGAAAAGGTCAAGGAATATTTACGTTACGGAGAAATGACTTTAAGTGAAATTGCATATAAGCTCGGTTATAAAAGCGTCAATCATCTTTCAAACCAATTTAAAAAATATACCGGATTAACAGCCACCGAGTTTAAAGAGAACACTTCTCAAAAAAGAAAACCGCTAGATCAAATTTAG
- a CDS encoding HU family DNA-binding protein, with product MTKADIVEKVASGTGLTKLETEAIIEGFLNTVIHSLREGKGIEIRGFGSYKVKKKNSRYARNPRTGEKVFVEEHFVPVFKFSKDFKTAVDKGMKEKEK from the coding sequence ATGACAAAAGCCGACATTGTGGAAAAAGTTGCCTCCGGAACTGGATTAACAAAACTTGAAACCGAAGCAATTATTGAAGGTTTTCTTAATACTGTAATTCATTCTTTAAGAGAAGGAAAAGGAATTGAAATTCGGGGATTCGGAAGTTATAAAGTTAAAAAGAAAAATTCTCGATATGCTCGGAATCCGAGAACAGGTGAAAAGGTATTTGTAGAAGAACACTTTGTTCCGGTTTTTAAATTCTCGAAAGATTTTAAAACTGCTGTTGATAAAGGAATGAAAGAAAAAGAAAAATAA
- a CDS encoding tetratricopeptide repeat protein, whose translation MSINQENKKFIRCEICGTENKSDSVYCNECGAQINEIKKEEVASTPKEIKTEKKKDKAPVNKKNTKKIDPIKLTYLTVTLIVIGGAILYSSGIFDDPVSTTVQHNHEQPVDDFHRGVDMSKLQEINNLRESVTNNPADHQSMLHLAHLLNDSGFKEEAIKWYRQYLKDHGDEADVWVDMGVCYFDLNDFENAVSSMRKGIELEPNHQIAHFNLGIVTYTKGNINEAVQWWNKAIEINPTSDIANRAKELIKNNTNM comes from the coding sequence ATGAGTATTAACCAAGAAAATAAAAAATTTATTAGATGTGAAATTTGCGGAACTGAAAATAAAAGCGATTCGGTTTACTGCAATGAATGTGGTGCGCAGATTAATGAAATAAAAAAAGAAGAAGTTGCATCGACTCCCAAAGAAATTAAAACCGAAAAAAAGAAAGATAAAGCGCCAGTTAATAAAAAGAATACCAAGAAAATTGATCCGATTAAATTAACGTATCTTACGGTTACATTGATTGTTATTGGTGGTGCAATTCTTTATTCATCCGGTATTTTTGACGACCCGGTTTCAACCACAGTTCAGCATAATCATGAGCAACCCGTAGATGATTTTCATCGTGGGGTTGATATGAGTAAACTACAAGAAATCAACAATTTACGCGAAAGTGTGACAAACAATCCAGCCGATCACCAATCAATGTTGCATCTTGCTCATTTATTAAACGATTCCGGATTTAAGGAAGAAGCAATTAAATGGTACCGGCAATACTTGAAAGATCACGGTGACGAAGCTGATGTTTGGGTTGATATGGGTGTCTGCTATTTTGATCTAAACGATTTTGAAAATGCAGTTTCATCTATGCGTAAGGGAATTGAACTTGAACCTAATCATCAAATTGCACATTTCAATTTAGGTATTGTTACTTATACAAAAGGTAATATCAATGAAGCAGTTCAATGGTGGAACAAAGCTATTGAAATAAACCCGACTTCTGACATTGCAAATAGAGCAAAAGAATTAATTAAAAATAACACGAATATGTAG